The following nucleotide sequence is from Perca flavescens isolate YP-PL-M2 chromosome 20, PFLA_1.0, whole genome shotgun sequence.
acacacacacacacacacacacacacacacacacacacacacacacacacacacacacacacacacacacacacacacacacacacacacaattattgaGCCATTAATAAACCAATTAGGGAACTGTTCAGTTCATCGTTAAGctatttatttgtcaattaatGAATTTAGTGcatgattttaaaaagggaagttttcatttttcaattttcaattgaTTTTAATGCGGTTTGTTATTTCATCCCGATCAACATTTCTTTTACCTGCTGCTGATCTGTTTAGTCTTAACATTTGAACCATGCTTTACTCTATTTAATTAAACAACACTGAGACATTAAGCCACATTGAGCCTGCTGACCTAACTGTCTATCAATTAATGGGAATTATCTAATTACTTAACAAGTGTGTATTATTATTGCTTCTACATGCATACATTTCATATAAAATGACATTTGTTCTTGGGCTCACCAGCATCAAAACTGCAAGTCTCAAAACATATACCAGAGATGTTAAAGGTTTATCTAGTAGAGACTGATTAACAAATAATCTTCTTTTAACTCATAAGAATTAAAGTGTTTGTGGTAGTGACTGCACACTCAATGAGAAGGTACAATGAGCTTAAAGACATGAAACATGCACTAATTAGGGATGGCACATAAAACAGGCCAAACTTCAGGCAATCAATAGTAATCAATACAAACTTAATCAAAAACGGCATACTAAAATACCCGGGAGCGACACACACGAGAAATAAATAggaaaaacagataaaatagtTTAATAAATGAAGAAATTTGATGCAATTAAATTACATAAAGAAAAAtctgataaaaaggaaaaagaaaacaaatctgaaaaacaataaaaaaatatataaatatactaaaaaatacattgaaaaaACAGCACGTGAGGAGCCCAATGAAGtgaaacacattaattagtGTTAATAAAAGATCATTGATCATATATTTTGTTAGTGTGCAATCACTACCACCCTTTTTGTCATTGTCTTACAGTTGTGAGCACCTCTAGCTCTGCATTACATGCACTGTGCAAACCCACTCCgtctttttcatttaaagtgctcatataatgctcattttcaggttcataaatgtatttagaggttgtactagaacaggtttacgtggtttaattatcagaaaacaccatatatttgttgtactgcacattgctgcaactcctcttttcaccttgtgtgttgagctctctgttttagctacagagtgaggcatcgcacttctgtaccatctttgttgggagttgcacatgcacagtaagtactgctagctagtcagtagcagagtatgagggcgtaccacgctagcagctaggcgagcattataacgtgtgttacaaagtgacatgTTGGTGTCTGAAGTAAAgtctggactacaatagagctgtttggagcagtttgtgaacagtgttttctgttggagatggtaagtgcctttggggtggagtttgggctttttcactttgtaaacctataactagcacaaaaagatatatagcaCAAtcaaggaaaggggaaaagccaaaaagcataatatgagcactttaactcaTGTTATATTTCGATTAGTGATGTAACTGACCGAGGACAAAGATGCGTCCCTGGTGGACTGTGACTCCGTGTGCACTGCGGCAGTACTGCATGGAGGCCCTGGGCTCCCATTGGTTCCTGGCTATATTGTAACGCTCCACAGAACACAGCTGGCTCCGTCCATCATACCCCCCTATTGCATACAGGTAAGAGTTCACACACACCAATcctgcacagacagacagagagggaactTAAAGGAGTAGTTCGACATTTAGGCAACATTTCTTATTTGCCTTCtttctgagagttagatgagaagattcaCAGCTACAATCAGGAgatgttagcttagcataaagactggaggtAGGGAGTGGAACAGCTAGCCTTGCTCTCCATAATCAATACATAGTATCTCATTAGTTTAATCAGATTGGCTCTCATTAAGACAGGAGTgcgtgcacacgcacgcacatgcacacacacacacacacacacacacacacacactcacccagtCCACTGCGATTAGTGCTCATGGGTGCCAGCTGGTGCCAGGTGTTGGTGTCAGACTGGTATTTCTCAGCAGTGTTCCAGCGGTTCTGCCCATCATATCCCCCGACCACATACAGAGCCCCCCCACACGCCGCCACTCCAGCACCCAGACGAGCCACCGACATCGGGCAAACTAAGGACCAGCGATTCAACTCTGGATCCCACCTGCAAACCAAACAGCAGTTGTGCAGTGCATTCAGTCAGTGTGATAATCTGTTGACAATTCCTAATGTCGTTACACATTAGtcaattaaaataatcaaataagTGTATTAGTGCTGCAAAACTTAGAATGACTGAGAGCTCAGTGGCTGTGTGAGGCAACCTTCCCAATCTACACGAGCAGGTCAACTTTAAGTGGATTAGGTTAAACTGGCAACCATGTTTGGTAAGTATTGACAAGCTTTATTTGAAGCTAAAGAGGTTGTAACACCACTGAGAGCACACAGAGACAAGAAGGTCCACATGATTCTGTAGTCCAACAGACGTCTCTAAATACTAGTCACGTTTTCATGTCCATGGTGTTATGGGAAAAAAAGGGGTTTAAAGGTCACAATAGCACACTCATATCTGTCCATTATACAATACAGTCAGgagacggttagcttagcataaagactcaCTGGAGGtagagggaaacagctagctttgCTCTGTACAaaggtaaaaagaaatctgcctaccagcataTAATGCATGTATGTTGTATATTTAATCCctacaaaaactaaaatataaaaaaataataataagttctGGTTTTATGGGGGGTTATGTGCCAGAGTATTTCTTGGCAGGATGCAGTGACTGACCCGCTGTGAAACCACAAAgtgttttcaagttttattaACGCTTTAACGCagattaaataaacaaaatacaaagtGCTGGCAGGTgcatttttgttacatttggacagagccaggctagctgttttggctttggtctttatgctaagataaACTAACCCCCTCTTAGTTTCATATTTAATGGACAGATATAGGATACAGATacagtttttaattaattaatcctcttatctaactcttggcaagaaagcaaataagggTGTCTCCCAAACTGTTCCTGTAATCTTGTTCAAACCATTACTTTAATCCTAGAAACGTGAATGCAAATAATGCGAGgtataacaacaacaaagacatGAATCATGATGAGGCCGGTTGGACTGCATGCTCACTGGTTAATGATTGAATCAGTTCTCGGCACTGGGTGTATTTCAGCTGGAAAGTGCTGATAGGAGGGTGGCTGATATTACATCATCACCTGCCTTCAAAGTGCCCTTGAAAAGCACTAAATGCACGTCACTTCTTAAGTCAATGTACTGACACTGACCCTGTGCTCTAAACCCTGAAATTACTACATGCAGCAAGGCAAATTCCAATGATAAATAACAATACATCATGTCAATTTAGCACACTTGAACAAGTTGGTATGGCTCCCTGTTGAATCTCTTACATGTTGCTTGGATTCATTTGGGAGGCATCCTCAAGAGCAGAGCCTTTTGTTGCCAACCATTGTTACTATAAATGGTCTAATCTCCTTTGATGCGTTTCACATTGaattttcatttcaattcagtttaatcagcttttattatatttaacagCTTCTTCACATGAAAAGACATCCAAGTGGCGTCTGATAAGTTCTTAATTCTCCTGTGGCCAGCATCTTTTAGAAAtctatacaatacaatataaaaaGGGATTGAGGTTTTGTTTGAAACACGCTTCAGAAAAGCTAATAGTTTCAAAaggatcatcatcatcatttggCTTGTCTTGAGTTTTGTTCTCAATTGATTGAAACTGATTAATAACAGCATTGAAACTCCTCCCTGCTCGGCGGCGGCGGCAACAAAGATGTAAAGCATTCCTGGCCAGATCGACATTCCTGAGAAGTCTGTCTCAACATGTTTTGAAAGAGCCCGTGTTGTTGTCTAATTAGGCTAGGAGGAATACCTGCAAACTTCTTGACTGCTCTTTAGGTTGAATGGCAGCTATTCATTTCCTCTCTCATGCCATTATCTATACTTAGACTGAGGTAAATGCACTTAATCTAGGATGTGTGCATAAGGGGAGGAAATCCAGGCTCATTACATCCATTCTAGTAAATAAGATGTCATTAAAATCAAATTACTTCTCAAGGGCCTAGTTGTATAAATAAATCCCCACACACGTCTCACCTCTCCACCGTGTTGTGATGCGTGGAGCCCTGGGAGCCTCCGACAGCATAGATGCAGCCGTCCACCACGCCCACCCCGACCCTGTTCCTGGGGATGTTGAGAGAGGCTCGCTGGCTCCACTGGTTGGTCATCGGGTTGTAGCAGCAGAGGGCGCTGGACTCTGTGTTGTTTTGAAGCGACAAGTTCCTGCCTCCAACCTGAACAGAGATTATATTGAtctgttaaagctatagtgcgtagtttcagtcgcccccatgaggaattctaagtaatgacaacaacactgtcggagcagccacatgatacaagcattccgtgatcgcgcactaACCCCACCccttgctagtagccaaggaggacacagaggattaaaaaaacatggactcttcagaagaggtcattatcttcacttgagtttctgcgcgggaaagtcgccggacgacaaaattttctgaacacagccagactgagaaatacggagagagttgtgtggagctgatagtcttaattagctttgtagcaactaatttggcaatggcttgaacgtaacggacgttcattaatatcaaaacgttacacactaaagctttaaacttGTCAAAACAAACACTAATCCCTGTAGGCCTGACAGGTGGAAGAAGAAGAGCGAGAAAAaggaaagtaaaagtaaaataattaaaatgttcaaagtgcacagtggcaaaaaaactaaaccagtGTTTTGAATTTAGTCTTTACTATGATACAATATGATCTCTCTTATATCATATTGCATcataaaatatgtcttttagtgTCATTTTGAATTTCAAACTCTCTGTGATCTGTTTATAATTACATTTCATTGGTGGTATGACACAACTGGTGCAACTTACAGTGTAGAGCAATCCAAACAGCGCACAGGCCCCCAGACCACTGCATGCGGAGCCCATGTCAGCCAGCTTTAGCCACACATTCCTCCTGGGATCATAAGCCTCCATGGAGGCCAGGGAATGCTGCCGGTATCTGAACAGAGACAaggaaatgttaagtttactcTAAATGTTCTCTTGATTTTAGATGCATTCTTTGAAAAAGTACATACAAGTAAACAGTACAGAAAGACCCACAAGAAAAGGCCAATGGCTTAATTTGCTAATACATGTATGCATGCTTGGTGGGGTTGGAAATATAGTGGTATGCCAGTCAAAAACAAATTGCACACCCTGTTTGTATCTGTGCTTTTATACCAGCCATATAACAAATTACCCCCCCCCAAAAAcctaaaagaaaaactgaataacATTACAATCTAGAAACTCAAAATAGCTTAAGCAGCACAAACCAAATGTTCGCTAGTCAAAGGATTGCACTCAAAGAAGTGTATAAATTGGAGGTAAAATCCTAATGGTAGTTTGAAGTTTGCTAACCCACCTGCTTTATGATAGAGGAAAATAGGTCAACATGCAGTATGCCACTATAAATAAAGGGCTTACAAAAGAGGAGGGTGCATACCTGAACCCAGAAAGCAGGGCTCTCTGTGAAGAAGAGAGTGGATGTGACCTCTAACAGCCTCTGGGTGGCAGACTGAGACACGTTCTGCCTCCATGAGGTGCTTTTATGTGGACATGTGTGCCGTGAACGCAGCTCACTCATTTACAGAAAGTATGTGAGCATTGAAGTCACTAGCACAAGTGCAGTTTCTGATGATCAATATAAGAGGAATATGTcccaaaatattttgttatgtcCCACAGTGTCTTGAAATAAGTTCACAACTGGTAATGAATTGCAGAACAAATTCTTGCTGTTGAGAGAACTACAGTACATGAGATAAGTACCCGCCGGCCACATAGATGAGTTGAGTTCCACGGTTAGGTGCAGGAGCCAGCTTCCTTAAAGTCATATCCTGGAAGATTTTAGACAGGAAGTCCTTACAGGAATTGGCCTGGAGTTAAAAGAAAGTGTGGACAATTAAATGAAGTAAGGCAAAGGTAACTATTGGAAAACAGACATGTCTTTCTTATCTATGCGTTCATTTCCAtaacaagaaaacaaagcaaGGCAGTAGTTTACCTTGCTGAGGATGGGGCAGGACTGGAGCTGGTTCTTTAGGAACTTAGGAGGCAGGGCGTAGATATGAACCGCATTCAGGAGGGCATGCAGGTATGGGGCTCTACCCTCCATATCCCAGCGGACCCAGTCTGTGCAAGCTTTATACACCTGACATGGATTTATTTAGACATGTTAATATGGGGTGTGTTATGTACATCTAGATAGACTTTTGTCAGAGCATTGATTAATGGGATTTGTGCTATGTCTAGCCTTTTTAGCATGAGCTGACTGTTGTGTGACTGTTGTGTGAAAAtaatacacataaaaaaatcAAGACTCTTAACTTTACAGACCATGAATTTcaattactgtatgtttacttttaccttttctgtgtctgtagtaaAACTTcaggttgttaaaaaaaaaataaaaataacaagacTTGTGTCTCTAATAAATTTATGGTTTAACTGTTGGTTTTTCCAATAGgcatgcacaataaaaaaaaaaaaaacatcttacaatAACAGTACTATTTTTGTACTTTGACCCAAATCATGCTTGCAATTTACTAATGCAATTCAACAAccaattgcaaaaaaaacaaacaagaacaaACACGAGATATGAGTTCTAAACAGGGTTTTCAAAAAGTTGGAACATACCACGATTCAGTCAGtcaattattttattag
It contains:
- the keap1a gene encoding kelch-like ECH-associated protein 1A yields the protein MNCPSRKKRPTRDSDFSAIAVPSMHGSGYLDYSVETHASKSLEVMEEFRRQEMLCDLVLHVTYKERTVDFKVHKVVLASCSPYFRAMFTSSFKECRASEVTLRDVCPQVVGRLIDFAYTSHITVGEKCVLHVLMAAMRYQMEDVAKACCDFLTKHLEPANVIGIARFAEEIGCTELHQRSREYVNTHFNEVTKEDEFFSLSHCQLLELISQDSLKVLCESEVYKACTDWVRWDMEGRAPYLHALLNAVHIYALPPKFLKNQLQSCPILSKANSCKDFLSKIFQDMTLRKLAPAPNRGTQLIYVAGGYRQHSLASMEAYDPRRNVWLKLADMGSACSGLGACALFGLLYTVGGRNLSLQNNTESSALCCYNPMTNQWSQRASLNIPRNRVGVGVVDGCIYAVGGSQGSTHHNTVERWDPELNRWSLVCPMSVARLGAGVAACGGALYVVGGYDGQNRWNTAEKYQSDTNTWHQLAPMSTNRSGLGLVCVNSYLYAIGGYDGRSQLCSVERYNIARNQWEPRASMQYCRSAHGVTVHQGRIFVLGGFNQLGFLTSVECYCPERNEWMCVTDMPVGRSGMGVAVTMEPCPGSLPEQEEDEDGAT